A genome region from Crossiella equi includes the following:
- a CDS encoding SIS domain-containing protein — protein sequence MEPFVVAELRSQPECWRRAAGLAEGFAELLPRDGERVAVVGCGTSWFIAQAYASLREGGGHGQTDAFAASEYPLGRRYDRVVLITRSGTTTEVLDLAARLDDPTVAITGDADTPISTAADAIVLLDFADERSVVQTRFATTALALLRASLGEDLTAAIADAEAALARELPSALVGAEQFTFLGRSWTYGLAQEAALKMREAACAWTESYPAMEYRHGPISITGPNRVTWMFGPAPEGLAQQVADTGGTFLTGGGDPMAELVAVQRLAVAIASAKGLDPDQPRHLTRSVILDHTS from the coding sequence GTGGAGCCGTTCGTGGTGGCCGAGCTGCGCAGCCAGCCGGAGTGCTGGCGGCGGGCGGCCGGACTGGCCGAGGGTTTCGCCGAGCTGCTGCCCCGGGACGGGGAGCGGGTCGCGGTCGTCGGCTGTGGCACGTCGTGGTTCATCGCGCAGGCCTACGCGTCGCTGCGGGAGGGCGGTGGGCACGGGCAGACCGACGCGTTCGCGGCCTCGGAGTACCCGCTGGGCCGCCGCTACGACCGGGTCGTGCTGATCACGCGGTCCGGGACGACCACCGAGGTGCTGGACCTGGCCGCGCGGCTGGACGACCCGACGGTGGCGATCACGGGGGACGCGGACACGCCGATCTCCACCGCCGCCGACGCGATCGTGCTGCTGGACTTCGCCGACGAGCGCTCGGTGGTGCAGACCCGCTTCGCCACCACGGCGCTGGCGCTGCTGCGGGCCAGCCTGGGTGAGGACCTGACCGCCGCGATCGCCGACGCCGAGGCCGCCCTGGCGCGGGAGCTGCCGTCCGCGCTCGTCGGGGCCGAGCAGTTCACCTTCCTGGGGCGGAGCTGGACCTACGGGCTGGCGCAGGAGGCCGCGTTGAAGATGCGCGAGGCGGCGTGCGCGTGGACGGAGTCCTACCCGGCCATGGAGTACCGGCACGGCCCGATCAGCATCACCGGCCCCAACCGCGTGACCTGGATGTTCGGCCCCGCGCCGGAGGGCCTGGCGCAGCAGGTGGCCGACACCGGCGGCACGTTCCTCACCGGTGGCGGCGACCCGATGGCCGAGCTGGTCGCGGTGCAGCGGCTGGCGGTGGCGATC
- a CDS encoding DeoR/GlpR family DNA-binding transcription regulator — protein MNRYERLNTLLEILAERGRVEVDDIAAELDASAATIRRDLDHLAGQQLLTRTRGGAVAHAVSYDLPLRYKSVRHADEKQRIGKEAAALVARGSVVGLNGGTTTTEVARALATRGDLPHVEGETAITVVTNALNIGNELAVRPQVKLVVTGGVARPQSYELIGPLGTKILDELTLDITFLGVDAIDPATGAAAHHEGEASINRLLAARARKVVVVADSSKIGGSAFARICGIEEVDVLVTDTDATDEDVRRFAERGVDVVRV, from the coding sequence GTGAACCGGTACGAGCGGCTGAACACCCTGTTGGAGATCCTGGCCGAGCGCGGACGCGTCGAGGTGGACGACATCGCGGCGGAGCTGGACGCCTCGGCGGCGACGATCCGGCGGGACCTGGACCACCTGGCCGGGCAGCAGCTGCTGACCCGCACCCGGGGCGGCGCGGTCGCGCACGCGGTCTCCTACGACCTGCCGCTGCGCTACAAGTCGGTCCGGCACGCCGACGAGAAGCAGCGCATCGGCAAGGAGGCCGCCGCCCTGGTCGCGCGCGGCTCGGTGGTCGGCCTCAACGGCGGCACCACCACCACGGAGGTGGCCCGCGCCCTGGCGACCAGGGGCGACCTGCCGCACGTGGAGGGCGAGACCGCGATCACCGTGGTCACCAACGCGCTCAACATCGGCAACGAGCTCGCGGTACGCCCGCAGGTCAAGCTCGTCGTCACCGGCGGGGTCGCCCGCCCGCAGTCCTACGAGCTCATCGGCCCGCTGGGCACCAAGATCCTGGACGAGCTGACCCTGGACATCACCTTCCTCGGCGTGGACGCGATCGACCCGGCCACCGGCGCGGCCGCCCACCACGAGGGCGAGGCCAGCATCAACCGGCTGCTCGCCGCGCGGGCCCGCAAGGTCGTGGTGGTGGCCGACTCCTCCAAGATCGGCGGCAGCGCCTTCGCCCGCATCTGCGGCATCGAGGAGGTCGACGTGCTGGTCACCGACACCGACGCCACCGACGAGGACGTGCGCCGCTTCGCCGAGCGCGGCGTGGACGTCGTACGGGTCTGA
- a CDS encoding ABC transporter substrate-binding protein, which produces MILSSKRARRGLSVVLAAGLGLALTACGSGGAGGDGKSLTYWSMWKENEPQAKVLQEAATAFEQANGIKVNIQWQGRDVLKKVAPALRGGDLPDLIDQEVSQVNATLVSSGAQRDLTGLFAADAGGKKVSDVVPDRYLANAKKDGKPFLLPYTLLGFGIWFDGAALPEVAGKPITQWNDFTQLLAKRKSEGKNPLALDGDIGDYNGYWTIGLLQSQLGVGKVNELAKDPEGKAWNTEPVKTALGEIRKLVQNGYFIPGYDGSKFPAVQERWAQGQADFVYVGSWLPSETGEKAKPGFQFRFMPMPSLTGKVVVPSSIIGFAIPQRAKNAEAAEKFAAYFMRDEQLGKIATVAGNIPANPKLPAPEKLADVGKALSENEVGRPLDGVDADFPGYNTEVFNPVNDQLIKGKIGVAEFLTQLATAQANYWKKQR; this is translated from the coding sequence ATGATCCTGTCCTCGAAGAGGGCGAGGCGCGGGCTGTCGGTCGTACTGGCCGCGGGCCTCGGCCTCGCGTTGACGGCCTGCGGTTCGGGGGGTGCCGGGGGCGACGGCAAGTCGTTGACCTACTGGTCGATGTGGAAGGAGAACGAGCCGCAGGCCAAGGTTCTCCAGGAAGCCGCGACCGCCTTCGAGCAGGCCAACGGGATCAAGGTCAACATCCAGTGGCAGGGCCGCGACGTCCTGAAGAAGGTCGCGCCCGCCCTGCGCGGCGGCGACCTGCCGGACCTGATCGACCAGGAGGTCAGCCAGGTCAACGCGACCCTGGTCAGCAGTGGCGCCCAGCGCGACCTGACCGGGCTGTTCGCCGCGGACGCCGGTGGCAAGAAGGTCTCCGACGTGGTGCCGGACCGCTACCTGGCCAACGCCAAGAAGGACGGCAAGCCGTTCCTGCTGCCCTACACCCTGCTGGGCTTCGGCATCTGGTTCGACGGCGCCGCGCTGCCCGAGGTCGCGGGCAAGCCCATCACGCAGTGGAACGACTTCACCCAGCTGCTGGCCAAGCGCAAGAGCGAGGGCAAGAACCCGCTCGCGCTCGACGGCGACATCGGCGACTACAACGGCTACTGGACCATCGGCCTGCTGCAGAGCCAGCTCGGCGTCGGCAAGGTCAACGAGCTGGCCAAGGACCCCGAGGGCAAGGCGTGGAACACCGAGCCGGTCAAGACCGCGCTCGGCGAGATCCGCAAGCTCGTGCAGAACGGCTACTTCATCCCCGGCTACGACGGCAGCAAGTTCCCCGCCGTGCAGGAGCGCTGGGCGCAGGGCCAGGCCGACTTCGTCTACGTCGGCAGCTGGCTGCCCAGCGAGACCGGTGAGAAGGCCAAGCCCGGCTTCCAGTTCCGCTTCATGCCGATGCCGTCGCTGACCGGCAAGGTCGTGGTGCCCTCCTCGATCATCGGCTTCGCCATCCCGCAGCGCGCCAAGAACGCCGAGGCCGCCGAGAAGTTCGCCGCCTACTTCATGCGCGACGAGCAGCTGGGCAAGATCGCCACGGTGGCCGGGAACATCCCCGCCAACCCGAAGCTGCCCGCGCCGGAGAAGCTCGCCGACGTCGGCAAGGCCTTGTCCGAGAACGAGGTCGGCCGCCCGCTCGACGGTGTGGACGCCGACTTCCCCGGGTACAACACCGAGGTGTTCAACCCCGTCAACGACCAGCTGATCAAGGGCAAGATCGGCGTGGCGGAGTTCCTCACCCAGCTGGCCACCGCACAGGCCAACTACTGGAAGAAGCAGCGCTGA
- a CDS encoding carbohydrate ABC transporter permease: protein MAAPAVPAPAVRAPARRAGAGSAASGPLARRRRQIFWPFLLPALLVYVVFFIGPTAASVWISFHRWNGIGEMEPRGFDNYLLLLDDSVFLTSFANTMVILVGVGLATFVVSFAFTMVLREMRGRKFVRSVLFFPYIIAPLVLSVLWGFLFSNEGLVNAAWTAISGGDGPKWLSDHLFAIVAIGLVWINTGFYTTVIMAGVDRIPPELYEDCSLAGANAWQRFRYVTLPLSWEVVATAAVIWTISSLKIFEFIYAFGGTPNDMPTPGIWNSALFVYGQTFGNRVPQYQFGYASAAAVATLAVIIVLVVLLRRLMRREAIQF, encoded by the coding sequence ATGGCCGCCCCCGCCGTGCCGGCGCCCGCGGTCCGGGCACCGGCGCGGCGGGCCGGCGCGGGCTCGGCCGCGTCCGGCCCGCTGGCCCGTCGCCGCCGCCAGATCTTCTGGCCGTTCCTGCTGCCCGCGCTGCTGGTCTACGTCGTCTTCTTCATCGGTCCCACGGCCGCCTCGGTGTGGATCTCCTTCCACCGCTGGAACGGCATCGGCGAGATGGAGCCGCGCGGCTTCGACAACTACCTGCTGCTGCTGGACGACTCGGTCTTCCTGACCTCCTTCGCCAACACCATGGTCATCCTGGTGGGCGTGGGCCTGGCCACGTTCGTGGTCAGCTTCGCCTTCACCATGGTGCTGCGCGAGATGCGCGGCCGGAAGTTCGTGCGCTCGGTGCTGTTCTTCCCCTACATCATCGCGCCGCTGGTGCTCTCGGTGCTGTGGGGCTTCCTGTTCTCCAACGAGGGCCTGGTCAACGCCGCCTGGACCGCGATCTCGGGCGGGGACGGCCCGAAGTGGCTCTCCGACCACCTGTTCGCCATCGTCGCCATCGGCCTGGTGTGGATCAACACCGGCTTCTACACCACGGTGATCATGGCCGGGGTGGACCGGATCCCGCCGGAGCTCTACGAGGACTGCTCGCTGGCCGGTGCCAACGCCTGGCAGCGCTTCCGCTACGTCACCCTGCCGCTGTCCTGGGAGGTCGTCGCCACCGCCGCGGTGATCTGGACGATCTCCTCGCTGAAGATCTTCGAGTTCATCTACGCCTTCGGCGGCACGCCCAACGACATGCCGACCCCGGGCATCTGGAACAGCGCGCTGTTCGTCTACGGCCAGACCTTCGGCAACCGGGTGCCGCAGTACCAGTTCGGCTACGCCTCCGCGGCCGCGGTCGCCACGCTGGCCGTGATCATCGTGCTCGTCGTGCTGCTGCGCCGGTTGATGCGGCGCGAGGCCATCCAGTTCTGA
- a CDS encoding carbohydrate ABC transporter permease: MTSSVIEETAPKAKRERQPLRAAGLGLVWLLVAFNVGVLLWMLLAALREHTAIFANPWGLDSFGAVGNFVRAWVDSDFGGAALNTILVVASASVVVTLICAPASYVLSKTRSRLSGGMSVFFAMGIGIPVQVIVIPLFVLMQELGLVDSLFGLFVLYVALSVPFTVFLLTGFFGSLPDEIEEAAAIDGAGSLRTFALIVLPLARNGLLTALMLNVIGLWNETFIAMVFVQTTDKYTLSLSLLGFMQTQQYSGLDYGTLFAGVSILVLPMVLVYVWLGRRIIEGLTVGAVK; encoded by the coding sequence GTGACCAGCTCCGTGATCGAGGAGACCGCGCCGAAGGCCAAGCGCGAACGCCAGCCGCTGCGCGCCGCGGGCCTCGGCCTGGTGTGGCTGCTCGTCGCGTTCAACGTCGGCGTGCTGCTGTGGATGCTGCTCGCCGCCCTGCGCGAGCACACCGCGATCTTCGCCAACCCATGGGGCCTGGACTCCTTCGGCGCGGTCGGCAACTTCGTGCGCGCCTGGGTGGACAGCGACTTCGGTGGCGCCGCGCTGAACACGATCCTGGTGGTGGCCTCGGCCTCGGTGGTGGTCACGCTGATCTGCGCGCCCGCCTCCTATGTGCTGTCCAAGACCAGGAGCCGCCTCTCCGGCGGCATGTCGGTCTTCTTCGCGATGGGCATCGGCATCCCGGTGCAGGTCATCGTGATCCCGCTGTTCGTGCTCATGCAGGAGCTCGGGCTGGTGGACAGCCTGTTCGGGCTGTTCGTGCTGTACGTGGCGCTGTCGGTGCCGTTCACCGTGTTCCTGCTGACCGGGTTCTTCGGCTCGCTGCCGGATGAGATCGAGGAGGCCGCGGCCATCGACGGCGCGGGCTCGCTGCGCACCTTCGCCCTGATCGTGCTGCCGCTGGCGCGCAACGGCCTGCTCACCGCGCTGATGCTGAACGTGATCGGGCTGTGGAACGAGACGTTCATCGCGATGGTGTTCGTGCAGACCACGGACAAGTACACGCTGTCGTTGTCGCTGCTGGGCTTCATGCAGACCCAGCAGTACTCGGGCCTGGACTACGGCACGCTCTTCGCCGGGGTGAGCATCCTGGTGCTGCCCATGGTCCTGGTCTACGTCTGGCTCGGTCGGCGCATCATCGAGGGTCTCACCGTGGGAGCGGTCAAGTGA